A genomic segment from Streptomyces sp. NBC_00459 encodes:
- a CDS encoding DUF488 domain-containing protein has translation MTVRVRRVYEPPAPDDGVRVLVDRLWPRGLSKDAAQIHEWPKALTPSTELRRWYHSQEDAADAYEEFRRRYEAELAAPEAAEPLHALHELAARGPATLVTAAKAPERSHASVLAGLLTSGDGEP, from the coding sequence GTGACCGTCCGCGTCCGCCGTGTCTACGAACCGCCCGCGCCGGACGACGGCGTACGCGTACTGGTCGACCGGCTCTGGCCGCGCGGCCTGTCCAAGGACGCGGCGCAGATCCACGAGTGGCCGAAGGCGCTGACCCCGTCGACCGAACTGCGCCGCTGGTACCACTCCCAGGAGGACGCGGCCGACGCCTACGAGGAGTTCCGGCGCCGGTACGAGGCGGAGCTGGCCGCGCCAGAGGCGGCCGAACCCCTGCACGCACTCCATGAACTGGCGGCCAGGGGCCCGGCGACGCTTGTTACCGCCGCCAAGGCCCCCGAGCGGAGCCACGCCTCGGTGCTCGCCGGACTACTGACTTCCGGCGACGGGGAACCCTAG
- a CDS encoding M1 family metallopeptidase — protein sequence MITPRIVGVRVRPPRKYAGTRTAVLRRDAVVATVPVALAALLAAAAPAGAATTGTSGVGDPYFPLSGNGGYHVAHYDLNLRYDPVSRRLDGKAVLTVRATQKLTRFNLDLSGLKVTALTVDRVKAGFRRSGQELIVSPRHALNKNQTFQVAVTYSGVPKAVIDPDGSKDGWIATDDGVFVAGEPQGSMSWFPGNNHPKDKASYDFTITVPQGRTAVANGVLLSQKTAGGKSTFRWHQSEPMAAYLATATVGRFKVEQYTTRGGIKVYNAVDPREASAAAPVLKKLPSVLDWEAKLFGPYPYKAAGAIVDRAPQVGFALETQTRPVYDQAPSLSTLVHESAHQWFGDSVALTTWKDIWLNEGFATYTEWLYAEQHGGPSAQKTFDDLYATAEDDDLWSFPPADPGSGANIFGRPVYDRGAMALHKLRKAVGDPAFFKILRTWATDHRGGHGTTAQFTALAERVSGKDLDQLFLTWIGTKGKPSAP from the coding sequence ATGATCACACCTCGTATCGTAGGAGTTCGCGTGAGACCCCCCAGGAAGTACGCAGGCACACGCACCGCGGTCCTCCGTCGTGACGCCGTCGTCGCGACCGTGCCCGTCGCTCTCGCCGCCCTGCTGGCCGCCGCCGCACCCGCGGGCGCCGCGACGACAGGCACCTCCGGTGTCGGAGACCCGTACTTCCCGTTGTCCGGAAACGGTGGGTATCACGTCGCTCACTACGACCTGAACCTCCGCTACGACCCCGTCAGCCGCCGCCTCGACGGCAAGGCCGTGCTCACCGTCCGCGCCACCCAGAAGCTGACCCGCTTCAACCTCGACCTCAGCGGTCTGAAGGTCACCGCCCTCACCGTCGACCGTGTGAAGGCGGGTTTCCGGCGCTCCGGCCAGGAACTGATCGTCAGTCCCCGCCACGCACTGAACAAGAACCAGACGTTCCAGGTCGCCGTGACCTACAGCGGTGTCCCCAAGGCGGTCATAGACCCGGACGGCTCGAAGGACGGCTGGATCGCCACCGACGACGGCGTGTTCGTCGCCGGTGAGCCACAGGGCTCCATGAGCTGGTTCCCCGGCAACAACCACCCCAAGGACAAGGCCTCGTACGACTTCACGATCACCGTCCCGCAGGGGCGCACCGCGGTCGCCAACGGCGTCCTCCTGAGCCAGAAGACAGCGGGCGGCAAGTCCACCTTCCGCTGGCACCAGTCCGAGCCGATGGCCGCCTACCTGGCCACGGCCACGGTCGGGAGGTTCAAGGTCGAGCAGTACACCACCCGCGGCGGCATCAAGGTCTACAACGCCGTCGATCCCCGCGAGGCCTCCGCCGCGGCGCCCGTGCTGAAGAAGCTGCCGTCCGTCCTGGACTGGGAGGCCAAGCTCTTCGGCCCCTACCCGTACAAGGCCGCCGGAGCCATCGTCGACCGCGCCCCGCAGGTCGGCTTCGCGCTGGAGACACAGACCCGTCCCGTGTACGACCAGGCACCCAGCCTGAGCACCCTGGTCCACGAGAGCGCCCACCAGTGGTTCGGCGACTCCGTCGCCCTCACCACCTGGAAGGACATCTGGCTCAACGAGGGCTTCGCGACCTACACGGAGTGGTTGTACGCGGAACAGCACGGCGGCCCGAGCGCCCAGAAGACCTTCGACGACCTGTACGCCACCGCCGAGGACGACGACCTGTGGTCGTTCCCGCCCGCCGACCCGGGCAGCGGCGCGAACATCTTCGGCAGGCCCGTCTACGACCGCGGCGCCATGGCCCTGCACAAGCTCCGCAAGGCGGTCGGTGACCCCGCCTTCTTCAAGATCCTGCGCACCTGGGCCACCGACCACCGGGGCGGGCACGGTACGACCGCCCAGTTCACCGCCCTCGCCGAGCGGGTCTCCGGCAAGGACCTGGACCAGCTGTTCCTGACCTGGATCGGCACGAAGGGCAAGCCGTCCGCGCCGTAG
- a CDS encoding saccharopine dehydrogenase family protein has product MRVLLVGAGGVGTAITRIAARRSFFDLMVVADYDPARAEAAVAALDAGERFVAERVDASDEAAVAELLARHGCDVLLNATDPRFVMPLFRAARAAGVTYVDMAMSLSRPHAERPYEECGVKLGDAQFEAADEWAKAGALALVGMGVEPGMSDVFARHAADELFDEIEEIGIRDGANLTVDGYDFAPSFSIWTTIEECLNPPVVYESGRGWFTTEPFSEPEVFDFPEGIGPVECVNVEHEEVLLVPRWIDARRVTFKYGLGDEFIQTLKTLHLLGLDRTDPVTVPSASGPVSVSPRDVVAACLPDPATLGERMHGKTCAGTWVRGTKDGAPREVYLYHVVDNQWSMAEYGSQAVVWQTAVNPVVALELVATGAWSGSGVLGPEAFPARPFLDLLTAYGSPWGMREQ; this is encoded by the coding sequence ATGCGTGTGCTGCTCGTGGGAGCCGGCGGTGTGGGGACCGCGATCACCCGGATCGCCGCCCGGCGCTCCTTCTTCGACCTGATGGTCGTGGCCGACTACGACCCGGCGCGGGCCGAGGCCGCGGTAGCGGCACTCGATGCCGGGGAACGGTTCGTGGCGGAGCGGGTCGACGCGTCCGACGAGGCGGCGGTGGCGGAGCTGCTGGCCCGGCACGGATGCGACGTGCTGCTCAACGCGACCGACCCGCGCTTCGTGATGCCACTGTTCCGCGCTGCCCGGGCCGCCGGGGTCACCTATGTCGACATGGCGATGTCCCTGTCCCGCCCGCATGCCGAGCGGCCGTACGAGGAGTGCGGGGTCAAGCTCGGCGACGCCCAGTTCGAGGCGGCGGACGAGTGGGCGAAGGCGGGTGCGCTGGCCCTCGTCGGCATGGGTGTGGAGCCGGGCATGTCCGATGTGTTCGCCCGGCACGCGGCCGACGAACTCTTCGACGAGATCGAGGAGATCGGCATCCGCGACGGCGCGAACCTCACCGTCGACGGTTATGACTTCGCGCCGTCCTTCAGCATCTGGACGACGATCGAGGAGTGCCTCAACCCGCCGGTCGTCTACGAGTCGGGCCGGGGCTGGTTCACCACGGAACCCTTCAGCGAGCCGGAGGTGTTCGACTTCCCCGAGGGCATCGGCCCGGTGGAGTGCGTGAACGTCGAGCATGAGGAGGTGCTGCTCGTGCCGCGCTGGATCGACGCGCGCCGGGTCACCTTCAAGTACGGCCTGGGCGACGAGTTCATCCAGACCCTGAAGACGCTGCACCTGCTGGGCCTCGACCGCACCGACCCCGTGACCGTCCCGAGCGCCTCCGGTCCGGTCTCCGTGTCGCCCCGGGACGTCGTCGCCGCGTGTCTGCCCGACCCGGCGACGCTGGGCGAGCGCATGCACGGCAAGACGTGCGCGGGTACGTGGGTCAGGGGCACGAAGGACGGCGCGCCGCGCGAGGTGTACCTGTACCACGTGGTCGACAACCAGTGGTCCATGGCCGAGTACGGCTCCCAGGCGGTGGTGTGGCAGACGGCCGTCAATCCGGTCGTCGCCCTGGAACTAGTCGCCACCGGCGCCTGGTCCGGCTCGGGCGTCCTGGGCCCTGAGGCCTTCCCGGCCCGTCCCTTCCTCGACCTGCTGACCGCGTACGGCTCGCCGTGGGGCATGCGCGAGCAGTGA
- a CDS encoding TetR/AcrR family transcriptional regulator produces MPKQVVPEEKRRRRRPTRSGTVLSEQLIVDTALRMLREHGSTGLTARRLGLALDADPSTLYRYFRGMDDLTLAIGDALIGQALQGWRPTGEWAADLRAVGLRIHAVYVAHPQAAVLTASRVTGRANELAADEAILDVLRTAGFPLPETVRIYHAFIDQTLAFAALDAASLALPRASLTADEDMWRSTYARLPRSTHPRIAEAAPLLASRMVASAYPTALDMLLDSAARTLAGNGPGSAGGSCDIES; encoded by the coding sequence GTGCCCAAGCAGGTCGTGCCGGAGGAGAAGCGGCGGCGCCGCCGTCCCACCAGGAGCGGCACCGTGCTGTCCGAACAACTGATCGTCGACACCGCCCTGCGCATGCTCCGCGAACACGGCAGCACCGGCCTCACCGCCCGCCGCCTCGGCCTGGCCCTGGACGCCGACCCCAGCACCCTCTACCGCTACTTCCGCGGCATGGACGACCTGACCCTCGCCATCGGCGACGCGCTCATCGGCCAGGCGCTGCAAGGCTGGCGGCCCACGGGGGAGTGGGCGGCGGACCTGCGCGCCGTCGGGCTGCGCATCCACGCCGTGTACGTCGCCCATCCGCAGGCCGCCGTCCTGACCGCCAGCCGGGTCACGGGCCGTGCCAACGAACTGGCCGCCGACGAGGCCATCCTCGACGTCCTGCGCACGGCCGGCTTCCCGCTGCCGGAGACGGTACGGATCTACCACGCCTTCATCGACCAGACGCTGGCCTTCGCCGCGCTCGACGCCGCCTCCCTGGCCCTGCCGCGCGCCAGCCTCACCGCCGACGAGGACATGTGGCGTTCGACCTACGCCCGCCTGCCGCGCAGCACCCACCCCCGGATCGCCGAGGCGGCCCCGCTGCTCGCCTCCCGCATGGTCGCCAGCGCCTATCCGACGGCCCTGGACATGCTGCTGGACAGCGCGGCCCGGACGCTCGCCGGAAATGGCCCCGGCAGTGCCGGCGGCTCCTGTGATATTGAAAGCTGA